One Cricetulus griseus strain 17A/GY chromosome 5, alternate assembly CriGri-PICRH-1.0, whole genome shotgun sequence genomic window carries:
- the Plin4 gene encoding perilipin-4 isoform X8 produces MSASGDGTRSPPKSKGKTLSSFFGSLPGFSSARNLVSHTHSSTKDTGPATDPTGTPALPPLGATNLHPIPRGASGLLQPSEQTTAGCKDVGSFSVTSGEDAFSSGVAGIIDTAKGMVQGGLGATQSALVGTKEAVSGGIMGAVGMAKGLVEGGLDTNKSVVMGTKDTVATGLTGAMNVAKGTVQTGLDTSKSMLTGTKDTVCAGVTGAINMAKGVAQGGLDTTKSIVMGTKDTMTTGLTGAANMAKGTVQTGLDTTKSVVMGTKDTVTTGLTGAMNVAKGTVQTGLDTSKSVLTGTKDTVCAGVTGAINMAKGVAQGGLDTTKSVVMGTKDTVTTGLTGVANMAKGTVQTGLDTTKSVVMGTKDTVTTGLTGAMNVAKGTVQTGLDTSKSVLTGTKDTVCAGVTGAINMAKGVAQGGLDTTKSVVMGTKDTVTTGLTGAANMAKGTVQTGLDTTKSVVVGTKDTVTTGLTGAMNVAKGTVQTGLDTSKSVLTGTKDTVCAGVTGAINMAKGVAQGGLDTTKSVVMGTKDTMTTGLTGAANMAKGTVQTGLDTTKSVVMGTKDTVTTGLTGAMNVAKGTVQTGLDTSKSVLTGTKDTVCAGVTGAINMAKGVAQGGLDTTKSVVMGTKDTVVTGLTGAANMAKGTVQTGLDTTKSVVVGTKDTMTTGLTGAMNVAKGTVQTGLDTSKSVLTGTKDTVCAGVTGAINMAKGVAQGGLDTTKSVVMGTKDTVTTGLTGAMNVAKGTVQTGLDTTKSVVMGTKDTVTTGLTGAANMAKGTVQTGLDTSKTVLTGTKDTVCAGVTGAINMAKGVAQGGLDTTKSVVMGTKDTMTTGLTGVANMAKGTVQTGLDTTKSVVVGTKDTVTTGLTGAMNVAKGTVQTGLDTSKTVLTGTKDTVCAGVTGAINMAKGVVQGGLDTTKSVVMGTKDTVATGLTGAANMAKGTVQTGLDTTKSVVMGTKDTVTTGLTGAMNVAKGTVQTGLDTSKTVLTGTKDTVCAGVTGAINMAKGVAQGGLDTTKSVVVGTKDTVATGLTGAANMAKGTVQTGLDTSKSVLTGTNDTVCAGITGAMNMAKGVIQKGLDTTRESGSAMLSQGDKVAINTTHTGIHTVPSSLSGSHVTMCYEPGSCSAINQGLEHANLTFAEPSCSEISSLANTCGLGLITEPIATTKGLVSGVASSAHAVPRSEEECGQLAATSFAALHDELEGLGDIFQPMTAEEQAQLAASETGPRVLSADRRSYFVRLGDLAPSFRQRAFEHALSHIQHNQFQARASLAQLQEAFQVTWLWRLQVGTCVGTRA; encoded by the exons ATGTCAGCTTCGGGAGATGGGACCAGGAGTCCCCCCAAATCCAAAGGCAAG ACCCTGAGCAGTTTCTTCGGGTCCCTGCCTGGCTTCAGCTCTGCCCGGAACCTAGTGTCCCACACTCACAGTTCCACAAAGGACACAGGACCAGCAACAGACCCCACAGGGACTCCTGCTCTCCCACCTCTGG GGGCCACCAACCTGCATCCGATTCCAAGGGGTGCCTCAGGGCTGCTCCAGCCTTCTGAACAG ACAACAGCTGGGTGCAAGGACGTGGGAAGCTTCAGTGTGACCAGTGGTGAAGATGCCTTCTCCTCTGGGGTAGCTGGCATCATAGACACTGCAAAAGGAATGGTCCAGGGTGGCCTGGGAGCCACCCAGTCGGCCCTTGTGGGCACTAAGGAGGCAGTGTCCGGAGGCATCATGGGAGCAGTAGGTATGGCCAAAGGTCTTGTTGAGGGGGGCCTGGACACCAACAAGTCTGTGGTCATGGGCACCAAGGACACGGTGGCCACAGGACTCACAGGAGCCATGAATGTGGCCAAAGGGACAGTGCAGACAGGCCTAGACACCAGCAAGAGTATGCTGACAGGCACCAAGGACACTGTTTGTGCTGGAGTCACAGGAGCTATTAACATGGCGAAAGGGGTTGCCCAGGGGGGCCTGGATACTACCAAGTCTATAGTCATGGGCACCAAGGACACGATGACCACAGGACTCACAGGGGCTGCAAACATGGCCAAGGGGACAGTGCAAACAGGCCTGGACACTACCAAGTCTGTGGTCATGGGTACCAAGGACACAGTGACCACAGGACTCACGGGGGCCATGAATGTGGCCAAAGGGACGGTGCAAACAGGCCTGGACACCAGCAAGAGTGTGCTGACAGGCACCAAGGACACTGTTTGTGCTGGAGTCACAGGAGCCATTAACATGGCCAAAGGAGTTGCCCAGGGGGGCCTGGATACTACCAAGTCTGTGGTCATGGGCACCAAGGACACAGTGACCACAGGACTCACGGGGGTTGCAAACATGGCCAAGGGGACAGTGCAGACAGGCCTGGACACCACCAAGTCTGTGGTCATGGGCACCAAGGACACAGTGACCACAGGACTCACAGGAGCCATGAATGTGGCCAAAGGAACAGTGCAGACAGGCCTAGACACCAGCAAGAGCGTACTGACAGGCACCAAGGACACTGTTTGTGCTGGAGTCACAGGAGCCATTAACATGGCCAAAGGGGTTGCCCAGGGGGGCCTGGATACTACCAAATCTGTGGTCATGGGTACCAAGGATACAGTGACCACAGGACTCACAGGGGCTGCAAACATGGCCAAGGGGACAGTGCAGACAGGCCTGGACACCACCAAGTCTGTGGTCGTGGGCACCAAGGACACAGTGACCACAGGACTCACAGGAGCCATGAATGTGGCCAAAGGGACAGTGCAGACAGGCCTAGACACCAGCAAGAGCGTACTGACAGGCACCAAGGACACTGTTTGTGCTGGAGTCACAGGAGCCATTAACATGGCCAAAGGAGTTGCCCAGGGGGGCCTGGATACTACCAAATCTGTGGTCATGGGCACCAAGGACACGATGACCACAGGACTCACAGGGGCTGCAAACATGGCAAAGGGGACAGTGCAGACAGGCCTGGACACCACCAAGTCTGTGGTCATGGGTACCAAGGACACAGTGACCACAGGACTCACAGGAGCCATGAATGTGGCCAAAGGGACAGTGCAGACAGGCCTAGACACCAGCAAGAGTGTGCTGACAGGCACCAAGGACACTGTTTGTGCTGGAGTCACAGGAGCCATTAACATGGCCAAAGGAGTTGCCCAGGGGGGCCTGGATACTACCAAGTCTGTGGTCATGGGCACCAAGGATACAGTGGTCACAGGACTCACAGGGGCTGCAAACATGGCCAAGGGGACAGTGCAAACAGGCCTGGACACCACCAAGTCTGTGGTCGTGGGCACCAAGGACACGATGACCACAGGACTCACGGGGGCCATGAATGTGGCCAAAGGAACAGTGCAGACAGGCCTGGACACCAGCAAGAGTGTGCTGACAGGCACCAAGGACACTGTTTGTGCTGGAGTCACAGGAGCCATTAACATGGCCAAAGGAGTTGCCCAGGGGGGCCTGGATACTACCAAGTCTGTGGTCATGGGCACCAAGGACACAGTGACCACAGGACTCACGGGGGCCATGAATGTGGCCAAAGGGACAGTGCAGACAGGCCTGGATACCACCAAGTCTGTGGTCATGGGTACCAAGGACACAGTGACCACAGGACTCACAGGGGCTGCAAACATGGCCAAGGGGACAGTGCAGACAGGTCTGGATACCAGCAAGACTGTGCTCACAGGCACCAAGGACACTGTTTGTGCTGGAGTCACAGGAGCCATTAACATGGCCAAAGGAGTTGCCCAGGGGGGCCTGGATACTACCAAGTCTGTGGTCATGGGCACCAAGGACACGATGACCACAGGACTCACGGGGGTTGCAAACATGGCCAAGGGGACAGTGCAGACAGGCCTGGACACCACCAAGTCTGTGGTCGTGGGCACCAAGGACACAGTGACCACAGGACTCACAGGAGCCATGAATGTGGCCAAAGGGACAGTGCAGACAGGCCTAGACACCAGCAAGACTGTGCTCACAGGCACCAAGGACACTGTTTGTGCTGGAGTCACAGGAGCCATTAACATGGCCAAAGGAGTTGTCCAGGGGGGCCTGGATACTACCAAATCTGTGGTCATGGGCACCAAGGATACGGTAGCCACAGGACTCACAGGGGCTGCAAACATGGCCAAGGGGACAGTGCAGACAGGCCTGGACACCACCAAGTCTGTGGTCATGGGCACCAAGGACACAGTGACCACAGGACTCACAGGAGCCATGAATGTGGCCAAAGGGACAGTGCAGACAGGCCTAGACACCAGCAAGACTGTGCTCACAGGCACCAAGGACACTGTTTGTGCTGGAGTCACAGGAGCCATTAACATGGCCAAAGGAGTTGCCCAGGGGGGCCTGGATACTACCAAATCTGTGGTCGTGGGCACCAAGGACACGGTGGCCACAGGACTCACAGGGGCTGCAAACATGGCCAAGGGGACAGTGCAGACAGGCCTGGACACCAGCAAGAGTGTGCTCACAGGTACGAATGATACTGTCTGTGCTGGGATCACTGGGGCCATGAACATGGCTAAAGGTGTCATTCAGAAGGGCCTGGACACTACCAGGGAATCAGGTTCTGCCATGCTGTCTCAGGGAGATAAAGTGGCCATCAATACCACCCACACTGGTATCCATACAGTCCCAAGTTCACTCTCTGGCTCTCATGTCACCATGTGTTATGAGCCTGGCAGTTGCAGTGCTATCAACCAAGGCTTAGAACATGCAAACCTGACTTTTGCAGAGCCCTCATGTTCTGAGATCAGCAGCCTTGCAAACACATGTGGCTTGGGGCTTATTACGGAACCCATAGCTACCACCAAAGGCCTTGTGTCTGGTGTGGCTTCATCTGCCCATGCAGTTCCCAGGTCTGAGGAGGAGTGTGGTCAGCTGGCTGCTACAAGCTTTGCTGCACTTCATGATGAGTTGGAAGGGCTAGGGGACATCTTCCAGCCCATGACAGCCGAGGAACAAG CCCAGCTGGCAGCCTCGGAGACAGGGCCCCGGGTGCTCTCTGCTGACCGGAGAAGCTACTTTGTCCGCCTAGGTGACCTGGCACCCAGCTTCCGCCAGCGGGCTTTTGAACATGCCCTGAGCCATATACAGCACAATCAATTCCAAGCTAGGGCTTCGCTGGCCCAGCTTCAGGAGGCCTTCCAGGTG ACATGGCTGTGGAGGCTCCAGGTGGGCACCTGCGTTGGGACCAGGGCTTGA
- the Plin4 gene encoding perilipin-4 isoform X6, translated as MSASGDGTRSPPKSKGKTLSSFFGSLPGFSSARNLVSHTHSSTKDTGPATDPTGTPALPPLGATNLHPIPRGASGLLQPSEQTTAGCKDVGSFSVTSGEDAFSSGVAGIIDTAKGMVQGGLGATQSALVGTKEAVSGGIMGAVGMAKGLVEGGLDTNKSVVMGTKDTVATGLTGAMNVAKGTVQTGLDTSKSMLTGTKDTVCAGVTGAINMAKGVAQGGLDTTKSIVMGTKDTMTTGLTGAANMAKGTVQTGLDTTKSVVMGTKDTVTTGLTGAMNVAKGTVQTGLDTSKSVLTGTKDTVCAGVTGAINMAKGVAQGGLDTTKSVVMGTKDTVTTGLTGVANMAKGTVQTGLDTTKSVVMGTKDTVTTGLTGAMNVAKGTVQTGLDTSKSVLTGTKDTVCAGVTGAINMAKGVAQGGLDTTKSVVMGTKDTVTTGLTGAANMAKGTVQTGLDTTKSVVVGTKDTVTTGLTGAMNVAKGTVQTGLDTSKSVLTGTKDTVCAGVTGAINMAKGVAQGGLDTTKSVVMGTKDTMTTGLTGAANMAKGTVQTGLDTTKSVVMGTKDTVTTGLTGAMNVAKGTVQTGLDTSKSVLTGTKDTVCAGVTGAINMAKGVAQGGLDTTKSVVMGTKDTVVTGLTGAANMAKGTVQTGLDTTKSVVVGTKDTMTTGLTGAMNVAKGTVQTGLDTSKSVLTGTKDTVCAGVTGAINMAKGVAQGGLDTTKSVVMGTKDTVTTGLTGVANMAKGTVQTGLDTTKSVVVGTKDTVTTGLTGAMNVAKGTVQTGLDTSKTVLTGTKDTVCAGVTGAINMAKGVVQGGLDTTKSVVMGTKDTVATGLTGAANMAKGTVQTGLDTTKSVVMGTKDTVTTGLTGAMNVAKGTVQTGLDTSKTVLTGTKDTVCAGVTGAINMAKGVAQGGLDTTKSVVVGTKDTVATGLTGAANMAKGTVQTGLDTSKSVLTGTNDTVCAGITGAMNMAKGVIQKGLDTTRESGSAMLSQGDKVAINTTHTGIHTVPSSLSGSHVTMCYEPGSCSAINQGLEHANLTFAEPSCSEISSLANTCGLGLITEPIATTKGLVSGVASSAHAVPRSEEECGQLAATSFAALHDELEGLGDIFQPMTAEEQAQLAASETGPRVLSADRRSYFVRLGDLAPSFRQRAFEHALSHIQHNQFQARASLAQLQEAFQVTDMAVEAPGGHLRWDQGLSSTVEAAGTQKVRVSMAQDRLCTLACQLHAAYSSLTACLQGLPELQQQAGLARHSLCKLYGLVSSASGVDLQAEQLAQSSAGVVQAWQGLEVLLDRLQQSPPLAWLVGPFTVMPSGQL; from the exons ATGTCAGCTTCGGGAGATGGGACCAGGAGTCCCCCCAAATCCAAAGGCAAG ACCCTGAGCAGTTTCTTCGGGTCCCTGCCTGGCTTCAGCTCTGCCCGGAACCTAGTGTCCCACACTCACAGTTCCACAAAGGACACAGGACCAGCAACAGACCCCACAGGGACTCCTGCTCTCCCACCTCTGG GGGCCACCAACCTGCATCCGATTCCAAGGGGTGCCTCAGGGCTGCTCCAGCCTTCTGAACAG ACAACAGCTGGGTGCAAGGACGTGGGAAGCTTCAGTGTGACCAGTGGTGAAGATGCCTTCTCCTCTGGGGTAGCTGGCATCATAGACACTGCAAAAGGAATGGTCCAGGGTGGCCTGGGAGCCACCCAGTCGGCCCTTGTGGGCACTAAGGAGGCAGTGTCCGGAGGCATCATGGGAGCAGTAGGTATGGCCAAAGGTCTTGTTGAGGGGGGCCTGGACACCAACAAGTCTGTGGTCATGGGCACCAAGGACACGGTGGCCACAGGACTCACAGGAGCCATGAATGTGGCCAAAGGGACAGTGCAGACAGGCCTAGACACCAGCAAGAGTATGCTGACAGGCACCAAGGACACTGTTTGTGCTGGAGTCACAGGAGCTATTAACATGGCGAAAGGGGTTGCCCAGGGGGGCCTGGATACTACCAAGTCTATAGTCATGGGCACCAAGGACACGATGACCACAGGACTCACAGGGGCTGCAAACATGGCCAAGGGGACAGTGCAAACAGGCCTGGACACTACCAAGTCTGTGGTCATGGGTACCAAGGACACAGTGACCACAGGACTCACGGGGGCCATGAATGTGGCCAAAGGGACGGTGCAAACAGGCCTGGACACCAGCAAGAGTGTGCTGACAGGCACCAAGGACACTGTTTGTGCTGGAGTCACAGGAGCCATTAACATGGCCAAAGGAGTTGCCCAGGGGGGCCTGGATACTACCAAGTCTGTGGTCATGGGCACCAAGGACACAGTGACCACAGGACTCACGGGGGTTGCAAACATGGCCAAGGGGACAGTGCAGACAGGCCTGGACACCACCAAGTCTGTGGTCATGGGCACCAAGGACACAGTGACCACAGGACTCACAGGAGCCATGAATGTGGCCAAAGGAACAGTGCAGACAGGCCTAGACACCAGCAAGAGCGTACTGACAGGCACCAAGGACACTGTTTGTGCTGGAGTCACAGGAGCCATTAACATGGCCAAAGGGGTTGCCCAGGGGGGCCTGGATACTACCAAATCTGTGGTCATGGGTACCAAGGATACAGTGACCACAGGACTCACAGGGGCTGCAAACATGGCCAAGGGGACAGTGCAGACAGGCCTGGACACCACCAAGTCTGTGGTCGTGGGCACCAAGGACACAGTGACCACAGGACTCACAGGAGCCATGAATGTGGCCAAAGGGACAGTGCAGACAGGCCTAGACACCAGCAAGAGCGTACTGACAGGCACCAAGGACACTGTTTGTGCTGGAGTCACAGGAGCCATTAACATGGCCAAAGGAGTTGCCCAGGGGGGCCTGGATACTACCAAATCTGTGGTCATGGGCACCAAGGACACGATGACCACAGGACTCACAGGGGCTGCAAACATGGCAAAGGGGACAGTGCAGACAGGCCTGGACACCACCAAGTCTGTGGTCATGGGTACCAAGGACACAGTGACCACAGGACTCACAGGAGCCATGAATGTGGCCAAAGGGACAGTGCAGACAGGCCTAGACACCAGCAAGAGTGTGCTGACAGGCACCAAGGACACTGTTTGTGCTGGAGTCACAGGAGCCATTAACATGGCCAAAGGAGTTGCCCAGGGGGGCCTGGATACTACCAAGTCTGTGGTCATGGGCACCAAGGATACAGTGGTCACAGGACTCACAGGGGCTGCAAACATGGCCAAGGGGACAGTGCAAACAGGCCTGGACACCACCAAGTCTGTGGTCGTGGGCACCAAGGACACGATGACCACAGGACTCACGGGGGCCATGAATGTGGCCAAAGGAACAGTGCAGACAGGCCTGGACACCAGCAAGAGTGTGCTGACAGGCACCAAGGACACTGTTTGTGCTGGAGTCACAGGAGCCATTAACATGGCCAAAGGAGTTGCCCAGGGGGGCCTGGATACTACCAAGTCTGTGGTCATGGGCACCAAGGACACAGTGACCACAG GACTCACGGGGGTTGCAAACATGGCCAAGGGGACAGTGCAGACAGGCCTGGACACCACCAAGTCTGTGGTCGTGGGCACCAAGGACACAGTGACCACAGGACTCACAGGAGCCATGAATGTGGCCAAAGGGACAGTGCAGACAGGCCTAGACACCAGCAAGACTGTGCTCACAGGCACCAAGGACACTGTTTGTGCTGGAGTCACAGGAGCCATTAACATGGCCAAAGGAGTTGTCCAGGGGGGCCTGGATACTACCAAATCTGTGGTCATGGGCACCAAGGATACGGTAGCCACAGGACTCACAGGGGCTGCAAACATGGCCAAGGGGACAGTGCAGACAGGCCTGGACACCACCAAGTCTGTGGTCATGGGCACCAAGGACACAGTGACCACAGGACTCACAGGAGCCATGAATGTGGCCAAAGGGACAGTGCAGACAGGCCTAGACACCAGCAAGACTGTGCTCACAGGCACCAAGGACACTGTTTGTGCTGGAGTCACAGGAGCCATTAACATGGCCAAAGGAGTTGCCCAGGGGGGCCTGGATACTACCAAATCTGTGGTCGTGGGCACCAAGGACACGGTGGCCACAGGACTCACAGGGGCTGCAAACATGGCCAAGGGGACAGTGCAGACAGGCCTGGACACCAGCAAGAGTGTGCTCACAGGTACGAATGATACTGTCTGTGCTGGGATCACTGGGGCCATGAACATGGCTAAAGGTGTCATTCAGAAGGGCCTGGACACTACCAGGGAATCAGGTTCTGCCATGCTGTCTCAGGGAGATAAAGTGGCCATCAATACCACCCACACTGGTATCCATACAGTCCCAAGTTCACTCTCTGGCTCTCATGTCACCATGTGTTATGAGCCTGGCAGTTGCAGTGCTATCAACCAAGGCTTAGAACATGCAAACCTGACTTTTGCAGAGCCCTCATGTTCTGAGATCAGCAGCCTTGCAAACACATGTGGCTTGGGGCTTATTACGGAACCCATAGCTACCACCAAAGGCCTTGTGTCTGGTGTGGCTTCATCTGCCCATGCAGTTCCCAGGTCTGAGGAGGAGTGTGGTCAGCTGGCTGCTACAAGCTTTGCTGCACTTCATGATGAGTTGGAAGGGCTAGGGGACATCTTCCAGCCCATGACAGCCGAGGAACAAG CCCAGCTGGCAGCCTCGGAGACAGGGCCCCGGGTGCTCTCTGCTGACCGGAGAAGCTACTTTGTCCGCCTAGGTGACCTGGCACCCAGCTTCCGCCAGCGGGCTTTTGAACATGCCCTGAGCCATATACAGCACAATCAATTCCAAGCTAGGGCTTCGCTGGCCCAGCTTCAGGAGGCCTTCCAGGTG ACAGACATGGCTGTGGAGGCTCCAGGTGGGCACCTGCGTTGGGACCAGGGCTTGAGCTCCACAGTGGAGGCTGCTGGTACCCAAAAG gtGCGTGTTTCCATGGCTCAGGACAGACTGTGCACGCTAGCCTGCCAGCTCCATGCAGCTTATAGCAGCCTGACAGCCTGCCTGCAGGGCCTGCCAGAGTTGCAGCAGCAGGCAGGGCTGGCACGGCACAGCCTCTGCAAGCTGTATGGCCTCGTGTCCTCTGCAAGTGGTGTCGACCTGCAGGCAGAGCAGCTGGCCCAGAGCAGTGCCGGTGTGGTCCAGGCATGGCAGGGTCTGGAGGTGCTGCTGGACAGGCTGCAGCAGAGCCCCCCACTTGCCTGGCTGGTGGGACCCTTCACTGTGATGCCTAGTGGCCAGCTGTAG